A single genomic interval of Bacillus sp. es.036 harbors:
- a CDS encoding helix-turn-helix transcriptional regulator — MILIQLNNRQETILQIVKNEGPITGEHIAEKLSLTRATLRPDLAILTMAGYLDARPRVGYFYTGKTGSQLLTEKIRKIKVDDYKSIPVVVQENASVYDAICSMFLEDVGTLFVVNELAHLVGVLSRKDLLRAALGKQDLESIPVTIIMTRMPNITVCQRDDLLIEVANQLIEKQIDALPIVKEVENGIEVIGRITKTNVTRALVDLAKDEII, encoded by the coding sequence GTGATTCTTATCCAATTAAACAATAGGCAGGAAACCATCCTTCAGATCGTGAAAAATGAAGGGCCGATTACAGGGGAACACATTGCAGAGAAGCTCAGTTTGACTAGAGCTACGCTTAGACCAGATCTAGCCATTTTAACAATGGCAGGGTATCTTGACGCGAGGCCGAGAGTCGGGTATTTTTATACAGGTAAAACTGGTTCGCAGCTTCTTACTGAGAAAATAAGAAAAATTAAAGTTGATGACTACAAATCAATCCCCGTCGTCGTACAAGAAAACGCAAGTGTCTATGATGCGATATGTTCCATGTTTCTAGAAGATGTCGGCACATTGTTTGTAGTGAATGAATTGGCACATCTCGTTGGTGTATTATCTAGAAAAGATCTATTAAGAGCTGCACTTGGTAAACAAGATCTTGAAAGTATACCCGTTACAATTATTATGACGAGAATGCCGAATATTACTGTATGTCAGAGAGATGATCTCTTAATCGAAGTAGCGAATCAGTTAATTGAAAAGCAGATTGATGCATTGCCGATTGTAAAAGAAGTAGAGAATGGTATTGAGGTTATTGGAAGGATAACCAAGACAAATGTAACGCGAGCACTAGTGGATCTTGCCAAAGACGAAATTATTTAG
- a CDS encoding acyl-CoA dehydrogenase family protein, with amino-acid sequence MNFDLTKEQKMIQKMIREFADEKVAPGAEQRDKEKRFPKEIFQQLGELGIMGLPFPEEYGGGGADTISFAIVVEELSRACGSTGITYSAHVSLGGAPLHLFGTEEQKQKYLAPICSGESLGAFGLTEPNAGSDAGGTETEAFLNDGQWVINGNKCYITNASYADHLALTAITNRKDGEKEISAIISPTSAPGFRVIDNYEKLGLHSSNTTELVMEDVVVPEENLLGKRGDGFRQFLMTLDGGRIGIGAMGVGIAQAAYEKALQYANERKQFGRSISRFQAIQFKLADMAMKIELARTMVYKAAWLKDQGKKFTKEASICKLYASEICMEVCDQAVQIHGGNGYMRDYHVERYFRDAKLLEIGEGTSEIQRMVIAREIGC; translated from the coding sequence ATGAATTTTGACTTAACGAAAGAGCAAAAAATGATTCAAAAGATGATTAGAGAGTTTGCAGATGAGAAGGTTGCACCTGGTGCAGAACAAAGAGATAAGGAAAAGAGGTTTCCTAAAGAGATTTTTCAACAACTCGGTGAACTGGGTATTATGGGTCTTCCATTTCCAGAAGAGTACGGTGGAGGAGGAGCAGATACAATAAGCTTTGCCATTGTCGTAGAAGAATTAAGCCGTGCGTGCGGGTCAACTGGAATTACTTATTCCGCTCACGTATCGCTTGGAGGAGCACCGCTGCACCTGTTTGGCACAGAAGAACAGAAGCAAAAATACCTTGCACCAATTTGTTCTGGAGAGTCATTGGGTGCATTTGGATTAACAGAGCCTAATGCCGGATCAGATGCAGGAGGGACAGAAACAGAAGCCTTTCTCAATGACGGCCAGTGGGTTATTAATGGGAATAAGTGCTATATTACAAATGCATCTTACGCCGATCATCTTGCATTAACGGCGATTACAAATCGTAAAGACGGCGAAAAAGAAATTAGCGCTATAATTTCGCCTACTTCCGCACCTGGCTTTAGAGTGATTGATAATTATGAGAAATTAGGATTGCATTCGTCGAATACAACGGAACTTGTTATGGAAGACGTCGTCGTACCGGAGGAGAACCTACTTGGGAAGCGTGGAGATGGCTTTAGACAATTCCTTATGACGCTTGATGGTGGAAGGATAGGGATTGGTGCTATGGGTGTAGGAATTGCTCAGGCGGCTTATGAGAAGGCGTTACAGTATGCAAATGAACGGAAGCAGTTTGGTCGATCAATTTCACGTTTTCAAGCCATACAATTTAAATTAGCAGATATGGCTATGAAAATAGAATTAGCTCGCACAATGGTATACAAAGCTGCCTGGTTAAAAGACCAGGGTAAAAAGTTCACAAAAGAAGCCTCTATCTGCAAATTATATGCTTCAGAAATCTGTATGGAAGTTTGCGACCAGGCAGTTCAAATTCACGGTGGAAATGGCTATATGCGTGATTATCATGTCGAGCGTTATTTTAGAGACGCGAAACTACTTGAAATTGGCGAAGGAACATCAGAGATTCAACGAATGGTCATTGCTCGTGAAATTGGTTGTTAA
- a CDS encoding diacylglycerol kinase family protein, with translation MASQDKRSRLLRFLRSFLYASQGFRYLIKNEQNFLFHLLAGFVVVIAGLVLGLSVIKMCVLLTVIGIMLSLEALNTGIERTIDLITEEEHPIAKVAKDVSAAAVFLFAVISVIIGVLLFFEPIAQLFQS, from the coding sequence ATGGCCTCACAAGATAAGCGTTCAAGGCTTCTGCGGTTTTTGCGAAGTTTTCTATATGCATCGCAAGGTTTTCGTTACTTAATAAAAAATGAACAAAACTTTCTCTTCCATCTCCTAGCAGGTTTTGTGGTCGTAATAGCTGGGTTAGTGTTGGGGTTATCAGTAATTAAAATGTGTGTGTTGCTAACTGTAATCGGTATCATGCTAAGTTTGGAAGCACTAAATACAGGCATTGAAAGAACAATTGATTTAATTACGGAAGAAGAACATCCTATAGCAAAGGTAGCAAAGGATGTGTCAGCTGCAGCAGTCTTTCTTTTTGCAGTTATTTCAGTTATAATCGGTGTCCTTCTCTTTTTTGAACCGATTGCTCAGTTGTTTCAGTCATAA
- the recO gene encoding DNA repair protein RecO: MLKKVEGIVIRTVDYGETNKILTIYSRETGKVGVMARGAKKPKSRLSAVSQLFVYGQYLYQHTSGLGGLNQGEIIDSFRSIRNDLFLTSYAAYAAELVDKLTEERKPNPYLFEMLYQVLHALNEEKDPEVILFIFELKMLRVAGITPQLDRCANCGLSEGKFHFSINEGGLLCHRCLSVDPYNIPIMKRTAELLHLFAHIDLGRLGNISLKKETKKEIRQILNLYFDAYSGLYLKSKRFLDQLDRFKLE, encoded by the coding sequence TTGTTAAAAAAGGTTGAAGGAATTGTAATTCGAACCGTGGACTATGGTGAAACAAATAAAATACTGACGATTTATTCGAGAGAGACGGGTAAGGTTGGCGTCATGGCAAGAGGCGCAAAAAAACCTAAAAGCCGTCTTTCTGCTGTTTCACAACTTTTTGTCTATGGACAGTACCTTTATCAGCATACATCGGGTCTTGGGGGATTGAATCAGGGAGAAATAATTGATTCGTTTCGCTCTATAAGAAATGATTTGTTTCTCACTTCTTATGCGGCATATGCAGCAGAGTTAGTTGATAAATTAACAGAAGAGAGAAAACCCAATCCCTATTTATTTGAAATGCTTTATCAAGTTCTTCATGCGTTGAATGAAGAAAAAGACCCTGAAGTTATTTTATTTATTTTTGAGCTTAAAATGCTTCGCGTTGCGGGAATTACACCACAACTAGATCGTTGTGCAAACTGTGGTCTTTCTGAAGGGAAGTTTCATTTCTCTATTAATGAAGGTGGATTACTATGTCATCGGTGTCTTTCAGTGGATCCTTATAACATTCCAATTATGAAACGGACGGCAGAACTTCTTCATTTATTTGCACATATTGATTTGGGAAGATTGGGAAATATTTCGCTGAAAAAAGAAACAAAAAAAGAGATTAGACAAATTCTTAACCTTTATTTTGATGCCTATTCCGGCCTTTATTTAAAATCAAAACGTTTTTTGGATCAATTGGACCGGTTTAAACTTGAGTAA
- the dnaG gene encoding DNA primase, giving the protein MSGRIPEEKIEAIRRSTDIVDVISDYVQLKKQGRNFFGLCPFHGESTPSFSVAPDKQIYHCFGCGAGGNAFSFLMEIEGYNFVEAVQSLGQKSGIDLPEVQENQSGSAKTNSENDTIYKAHDFLAKLYNHCMVKTPEGEQARAYLNERGFSKEMIEKFQLGFAPDSWDYATSYLEKRNYPLAKVADAGLLAKREFDGKYFDRFRNRIMFPIWDPKGRPVAFGGRIIGDGEPKYLNSPETKLFQKGKFLYGFHLTRSAIRLKDQAILLEGYVDVITAYGNGVQNVVASLGTALTKDQAKLLRRQTESVVICYDSDKAGTNAATRAADELMEAGCYVRIAKMPGGLDPDDYIRTYGAERFEKDVIGAAPTVMAFKMEVFRSGKNLSDEGERIRYIEEVLKEISRLPNAVERDHYLRQLAEEFSLSLDALKQQVSQFFKEGKKSKDNAPPKRDNNARKNFYVKKKLLPAFQNAERILLAYMMRDLEVAEKVQEEVGGSFNIDEHSAIAAYLYSFYANGHEADVSQFMEQLTDPNLVKIASELAMMDLNNDVSDKELHDYIRQVLNYPEWIKIEEREKEKKEAEMKQDFVQAAKIAMEILEMKKNLKNSF; this is encoded by the coding sequence ATGAGTGGCAGAATCCCAGAAGAAAAAATTGAAGCGATTCGCCGATCCACAGATATTGTTGATGTGATTAGCGATTATGTCCAGCTGAAAAAGCAAGGAAGAAATTTCTTTGGCCTTTGTCCTTTTCACGGTGAAAGCACTCCTTCATTTTCAGTAGCGCCGGACAAACAAATTTATCATTGCTTCGGATGTGGTGCTGGCGGGAACGCTTTTTCATTTTTAATGGAAATTGAAGGGTATAACTTTGTAGAAGCTGTTCAAAGTCTTGGACAAAAATCCGGTATTGACTTACCTGAAGTGCAAGAGAATCAGAGCGGTAGTGCAAAAACAAATTCTGAGAATGACACCATATATAAGGCCCATGACTTTCTCGCTAAACTATACAATCATTGTATGGTTAAGACTCCGGAAGGCGAACAAGCCCGTGCTTATCTTAATGAACGAGGTTTTTCGAAAGAAATGATTGAAAAGTTTCAGTTAGGCTTTGCACCTGATTCTTGGGACTATGCAACCTCGTATTTGGAAAAAAGAAACTACCCTCTCGCAAAAGTGGCTGACGCAGGCTTACTCGCCAAAAGAGAATTTGATGGAAAGTATTTCGATCGCTTTCGAAATAGGATTATGTTTCCGATTTGGGATCCAAAAGGAAGACCAGTTGCATTCGGAGGAAGAATCATAGGAGATGGCGAACCTAAATATTTAAATAGTCCGGAAACGAAGCTTTTTCAAAAAGGGAAGTTTCTCTATGGATTTCACCTTACCCGCTCGGCTATTCGCTTAAAAGATCAGGCAATCCTATTAGAAGGCTATGTTGATGTGATTACAGCATACGGAAATGGGGTACAAAACGTTGTAGCAAGTTTAGGTACGGCTTTAACGAAAGATCAAGCAAAGCTGCTGCGAAGACAGACAGAGTCCGTGGTCATTTGTTATGACTCAGATAAGGCTGGAACCAATGCTGCCACAAGAGCGGCAGACGAATTAATGGAAGCCGGGTGCTACGTTAGAATAGCAAAAATGCCAGGTGGACTAGATCCCGATGACTATATCCGGACATACGGTGCAGAACGGTTTGAAAAGGATGTAATAGGGGCAGCGCCAACGGTAATGGCTTTCAAAATGGAGGTTTTTCGATCAGGAAAAAACCTATCGGATGAAGGAGAACGAATCCGCTATATCGAAGAAGTACTTAAAGAAATTAGCCGTCTTCCTAATGCTGTTGAACGCGATCATTATTTACGACAGCTAGCGGAAGAATTCTCACTTTCACTCGATGCTTTAAAGCAGCAGGTTTCCCAGTTTTTTAAAGAGGGGAAGAAAAGTAAGGATAATGCTCCTCCGAAAAGGGATAATAATGCTAGGAAAAATTTCTATGTTAAGAAAAAGCTCTTACCAGCATTCCAGAATGCAGAACGTATCTTACTTGCTTATATGATGCGTGATCTGGAAGTGGCAGAAAAAGTACAGGAAGAGGTTGGCGGTTCGTTTAATATTGACGAGCATAGTGCGATTGCTGCATACCTGTATAGCTTTTATGCTAACGGCCATGAAGCTGACGTGAGTCAATTCATGGAGCAGCTGACTGATCCTAACCTTGTCAAAATTGCTTCTGAACTGGCCATGATGGATTTAAATAATGACGTGTCGGACAAAGAATTACATGATTATATCCGGCAGGTGTTAAATTATCCAGAATGGATAAAGATAGAAGAGAGAGAAAAAGAAAAGAAAGAAGCGGAAATGAAGCAAGATTTTGTCCAGGCAGCCAAGATCGCTATGGAAATTCTTGAAATGAAAAAGAACTTAAAAAATTCATTTTAA
- a CDS encoding cytidine deaminase, which translates to MEKQMLIEEAKKAREMAYVPYSKFKVGAALLSEDGTVFGGCNIENAAYSMCNCAERTALFKAYSEGHKSYKAIAVVADTKRPVPPCGACRQVISELCDPGMQVILTNLDGKIQELTVSELLPGAFSPEDLNE; encoded by the coding sequence ATGGAAAAGCAAATGTTGATTGAGGAAGCAAAAAAAGCAAGAGAGATGGCCTATGTGCCCTACTCAAAGTTTAAAGTAGGTGCGGCATTGCTTTCTGAGGATGGTACGGTATTTGGCGGATGTAATATTGAAAATGCTGCTTATAGTATGTGTAATTGTGCAGAGCGTACGGCTTTATTTAAAGCCTACTCAGAAGGCCATAAATCATATAAAGCCATTGCAGTTGTAGCTGATACAAAGCGTCCTGTCCCACCTTGTGGTGCATGTAGACAAGTGATCTCGGAACTATGTGACCCAGGAATGCAAGTGATTTTAACTAACTTAGATGGAAAAATACAGGAATTAACCGTCAGCGAATTACTTCCTGGCGCATTTTCACCGGAGGATTTGAATGAGTAA
- a CDS encoding pyruvate, water dikinase regulatory protein: MTNSTNRAIVYVISDSVGETAELVVKAAASQFDPTDFDVRRVPYVEDTATIHEVMTLAKETKAIVAFTLVVPELRNFLLEVASKENIQAIDIIGPMIDHMKTVIGKEPRNEPGLVHKLDEDYFRRVEAIEFAVKYDDGRDPRGIALADIVLVGVSRTSKTPLSQYLAHKRLKVANVPIVPEVDPPDELFNVAEGKCYALKISPEKLNNIRKERLIALGLNAEASYANMTRIKDELEYFDTIINKMNCQVIDVSNRAVEETANLILSLHKGKHTS; the protein is encoded by the coding sequence ATGACGAATTCAACGAATCGTGCTATTGTGTATGTGATTTCTGATTCGGTAGGGGAAACAGCGGAACTTGTTGTAAAGGCAGCCGCAAGTCAATTTGACCCTACCGATTTTGATGTTCGAAGAGTCCCTTACGTAGAAGATACAGCGACAATTCACGAAGTGATGACTCTTGCCAAAGAAACAAAAGCGATTGTCGCTTTTACTCTCGTAGTTCCGGAGTTAAGAAATTTCCTACTTGAAGTCGCATCAAAAGAAAATATTCAGGCTATTGATATTATTGGTCCAATGATTGACCATATGAAAACAGTAATAGGGAAAGAACCACGAAATGAGCCTGGACTTGTACATAAACTTGACGAAGACTATTTTCGTCGAGTAGAGGCAATAGAATTTGCGGTGAAGTATGATGATGGGAGAGATCCACGTGGGATTGCTCTTGCGGATATTGTGCTTGTCGGTGTTTCTAGAACTTCTAAAACCCCTTTATCACAATATTTAGCACACAAGAGGTTGAAGGTAGCCAATGTTCCTATAGTCCCTGAAGTCGATCCGCCTGATGAATTATTTAATGTTGCAGAAGGAAAATGCTATGCTCTAAAAATAAGTCCTGAGAAGTTAAATAACATTCGTAAAGAGCGACTAATTGCGCTTGGATTAAATGCTGAAGCAAGCTATGCTAATATGACAAGAATCAAAGATGAACTGGAATACTTCGATACGATTATTAATAAAATGAACTGCCAAGTTATTGATGTTTCAAATCGAGCAGTAGAGGAAACAGCTAATTTAATTTTAAGCCTTCATAAAGGGAAGCATACATCTTAA
- a CDS encoding AMP-binding protein, whose translation MTKLLHETIGAMLERQVHQFGSKEAVVYAKENVRYTFSEFNREVNSVAKSLLDLGVVKGEHIAVWATNVPEWLLLQFATAKIGAVLVTVNTNYQSTELEYVLKQSDATHLFIIDGFKGTSYPKAFLDLTKSGDQVINGKCALHDLPYLKHAIYIGSNPQSSFMSWNEFLQCGKSTSEEELNIRKKELDPDDVINMQYTSGTTGFPKGVMLTHYNILNNGYQIGQCMKLTEEDRLCIPVPFFHCFGCVLGTLAAFSAGATIVPIVEFEANLVLKTVEQEKCTALHGVPTMFIAELNLPEFDTFDLRSLRTGIMAGSPCPIEVMKNVMNKMNMEEITIAYGQTESSPVITQTRTYDPIEYRVNSVGQALPGVEVKIVDPLTSKEVQENQIGELCTRGYHVMKGYYHMPDATKQVIDQDGWLHTGDLAKMNESGYVQITGRLKDMIIRGGENVYPREIEEFLYTHPAVQDVQVIGVPDEKYGEIVVACVQLKENETITPADILHFCEGKIARYKIPSHIFFVDDYPMTASGKIQKYKLRETAVKWTNFHSNLEK comes from the coding sequence ATGACGAAATTGCTTCATGAGACAATTGGGGCGATGCTTGAGAGACAGGTTCATCAATTTGGCTCGAAAGAAGCTGTCGTATATGCAAAAGAAAATGTTCGGTACACTTTCAGTGAATTTAATAGGGAAGTTAATTCAGTTGCAAAATCGCTACTTGATTTAGGTGTGGTCAAAGGAGAGCATATTGCCGTATGGGCAACGAATGTACCAGAATGGCTACTATTGCAATTTGCCACTGCTAAAATAGGTGCGGTGCTTGTTACTGTGAATACGAACTATCAGTCAACTGAATTGGAGTACGTTCTCAAGCAATCTGATGCCACTCATCTATTTATAATTGATGGTTTCAAAGGTACTTCTTATCCAAAAGCCTTTCTTGATCTGACGAAAAGTGGTGACCAGGTTATTAATGGGAAATGTGCCTTGCATGATCTCCCTTATTTAAAACATGCGATTTATATCGGATCAAATCCACAATCTTCTTTTATGTCATGGAATGAATTCCTTCAATGTGGTAAGTCAACGTCAGAAGAGGAGTTGAATATAAGAAAGAAAGAGCTTGATCCTGATGATGTGATCAATATGCAATATACGTCAGGGACTACTGGTTTTCCAAAAGGTGTTATGCTTACTCATTACAATATCCTTAATAACGGCTATCAGATTGGCCAGTGTATGAAACTAACAGAAGAAGATCGTCTCTGTATTCCAGTGCCTTTCTTTCATTGTTTTGGCTGTGTATTAGGTACTTTAGCTGCTTTTTCAGCAGGAGCCACCATCGTTCCGATTGTTGAATTTGAGGCGAATCTTGTATTGAAGACGGTGGAACAGGAGAAGTGCACAGCCCTACACGGTGTACCTACGATGTTTATTGCAGAGCTCAATCTTCCTGAATTTGATACATTTGATTTGCGATCTTTGCGTACCGGAATCATGGCTGGAAGTCCTTGTCCAATTGAAGTGATGAAAAATGTGATGAACAAAATGAATATGGAAGAAATTACGATTGCTTATGGTCAAACGGAATCTTCTCCAGTTATTACCCAAACTAGAACTTATGACCCGATTGAATACAGAGTAAATTCTGTTGGTCAAGCTTTACCTGGTGTTGAGGTTAAAATCGTAGATCCTCTAACGAGTAAAGAAGTTCAGGAAAATCAGATAGGAGAATTATGTACAAGAGGTTACCATGTGATGAAAGGGTACTATCACATGCCCGATGCGACGAAGCAGGTAATTGACCAGGACGGTTGGCTACATACCGGAGATTTAGCGAAAATGAATGAGAGCGGGTATGTTCAGATTACAGGGCGATTAAAGGATATGATCATTCGTGGTGGGGAGAATGTGTACCCTCGAGAAATTGAAGAATTTTTATATACACATCCTGCTGTTCAGGACGTTCAAGTTATTGGTGTTCCAGATGAGAAATACGGAGAAATCGTTGTGGCTTGTGTACAATTGAAAGAGAATGAAACGATTACCCCTGCCGATATTCTTCATTTTTGTGAAGGGAAAATTGCAAGATATAAAATCCCGTCTCATATCTTTTTTGTCGATGACTATCCAATGACTGCTTCTGGAAAAATCCAAAAGTATAAACTCCGTGAAACCGCGGTAAAGTGGACTAATTTTCATTCTAATTTAGAAAAATAA
- a CDS encoding YaiI/YqxD family protein, translating into MTKKKLTLFVDADACPVLIKEEIMSFQKALSEVETIFVASYAHMSTTFREAKWVMVDSEKEEADLYIHRHAKKGDIAVTQDYGLASLLLPKGVFVLSPRGKQYTEENISTLLHTRYLASKSRRAGKHTKGPRKFTSDDRVQFREELIKILSNYEGDYFYLSKL; encoded by the coding sequence ATGACGAAAAAGAAACTGACGCTTTTTGTCGATGCAGATGCATGTCCTGTTCTAATTAAAGAAGAAATTATGTCTTTTCAGAAAGCTCTATCAGAAGTAGAAACGATTTTTGTTGCTTCTTATGCCCATATGAGCACGACGTTCCGTGAGGCGAAGTGGGTTATGGTAGACTCTGAAAAGGAAGAAGCGGATCTCTATATTCATCGCCATGCCAAAAAAGGCGATATTGCTGTGACCCAAGACTATGGTCTTGCAAGTTTGCTCCTTCCAAAAGGTGTTTTTGTTCTTTCTCCAAGAGGGAAACAGTATACAGAAGAGAACATATCGACTCTTTTACATACGCGGTACCTGGCATCTAAAAGTAGAAGAGCTGGTAAGCATACAAAAGGTCCACGAAAGTTTACCAGTGATGATCGAGTTCAATTTCGGGAAGAACTAATAAAAATATTGTCGAACTATGAAGGAGATTATTTTTATTTGTCGAAACTATAG
- the era gene encoding GTPase Era — MSKEVFKSGFVSIVGRPNVGKSTLLNEVIGQKIAIMSDKAQTTRNKVQGVYSRDDAQVVFIDTPGIHKPKHKLGDFMIKMAQSSLNEVDLILFVINAEEGYGAGDQYIIDRLQNVESPVFLVINKIDQVHPEQLFPMINFYKDKYSFAEIVPISALQGNNVNTLLEQVVDYLEEGPQYYPSDHVTDHPERFIVAELVREKVLHLTREEIPHSVTVVTEQMVKREGSDVIDIHVTVVVERSSQKGIIIGKQGKMLKEVGKRARQDIEALLGSRVFMEIWVKVVKDWRNKPSSLRDYGYREDDY, encoded by the coding sequence ATGAGTAAAGAAGTGTTTAAGTCAGGATTTGTATCAATCGTCGGTAGACCAAATGTAGGAAAATCGACATTGTTAAACGAAGTTATTGGACAAAAAATTGCGATTATGAGTGATAAAGCACAAACCACCCGGAATAAGGTACAGGGTGTCTATTCAAGAGATGATGCTCAGGTTGTTTTCATTGATACCCCAGGTATTCATAAGCCTAAACATAAACTTGGCGATTTTATGATCAAAATGGCTCAGAGTTCATTAAATGAAGTTGATTTAATTTTATTTGTGATTAATGCAGAAGAAGGTTATGGTGCTGGTGATCAGTACATTATAGATCGTTTGCAAAATGTAGAAAGCCCAGTCTTTCTTGTGATCAACAAAATTGACCAGGTTCATCCAGAACAGCTATTCCCTATGATCAATTTTTATAAAGATAAATATTCTTTTGCTGAAATTGTTCCAATCTCTGCATTGCAGGGAAATAACGTTAACACTCTCCTTGAGCAAGTTGTTGACTACCTTGAAGAAGGGCCACAGTATTACCCAAGTGATCACGTTACCGATCACCCTGAACGCTTTATTGTAGCTGAACTTGTGAGAGAGAAAGTTCTTCATTTAACGAGAGAAGAAATTCCTCACTCTGTTACGGTAGTAACCGAGCAAATGGTAAAACGTGAAGGATCTGACGTCATTGATATTCACGTAACGGTGGTTGTTGAACGTTCTTCTCAGAAGGGCATCATTATTGGAAAGCAAGGAAAGATGCTAAAAGAAGTTGGGAAACGAGCTCGTCAAGATATTGAAGCTCTTCTTGGTTCCCGTGTATTTATGGAAATCTGGGTGAAGGTTGTGAAGGATTGGCGTAATAAACCTTCATCGTTACGTGATTATGGTTATCGAGAAGATGACTATTAA
- the rpoD gene encoding RNA polymerase sigma factor RpoD, with protein MAEKPTRQPAEGELTIDQVKEQLVELGKKTSLITYSTIVERLSPFEQDSDQMDEFFEYLEEQGVEVIEDTSDNPSPQEVNKEEEFDLNDLSVPPGVKINDPVRMYLKEIGRVDLLSAKEEISLAQRIEEGDEEAKRRLAEANLRLVVSIAKRYVGRGMLFLDLIQEGNMGLIKAVEKFDYRKGYKFSTYATWWIRQAITRAIADQARTIRIPVHMVETINKLIRVQRQLLQDLGREPSPEEIGKEMDLSPEKVREILKIAQEPVSLETPIGEEDDSHLGDFIEDQDALAPSDAAAYELLKEQLEDVLDTLTDREENVLRLRFGLDDGRTRTLEEVGRVFGVTRERIRQIEAKALRKLRHPSRSKRLKDFLE; from the coding sequence ATGGCTGAAAAACCAACTCGCCAACCGGCGGAAGGTGAATTAACCATCGATCAAGTGAAAGAGCAGTTAGTAGAGCTTGGAAAGAAAACAAGCTTAATTACTTACTCTACGATCGTAGAACGGTTGTCCCCATTTGAACAGGATTCCGATCAAATGGATGAATTCTTTGAATATCTAGAGGAACAAGGTGTTGAAGTCATCGAAGATACTTCTGATAATCCTTCGCCTCAAGAAGTTAATAAAGAAGAAGAATTTGATTTAAACGACTTAAGTGTTCCTCCGGGTGTCAAAATAAATGATCCGGTTCGTATGTACCTAAAAGAGATTGGCCGTGTAGACCTTCTTTCTGCAAAGGAAGAGATTAGTCTAGCACAACGTATCGAAGAAGGTGACGAAGAGGCTAAGCGTCGTCTCGCTGAAGCAAACCTTCGACTTGTTGTTAGTATTGCGAAAAGATACGTTGGACGAGGCATGCTCTTCTTAGATTTAATTCAAGAAGGGAACATGGGACTCATTAAAGCAGTTGAAAAATTCGATTATCGTAAAGGGTACAAATTTAGTACGTATGCAACGTGGTGGATTCGTCAAGCCATTACTCGAGCAATTGCAGACCAAGCTAGAACGATACGTATTCCCGTTCATATGGTCGAAACGATTAATAAATTAATTCGAGTTCAGCGTCAACTTCTTCAAGATCTTGGGCGTGAACCATCACCTGAAGAAATTGGTAAAGAAATGGATCTTTCTCCAGAGAAAGTCCGTGAAATTCTTAAGATTGCTCAAGAACCTGTCTCTCTTGAAACGCCTATTGGTGAAGAAGACGACTCCCACCTTGGAGATTTTATTGAAGATCAAGATGCTCTTGCGCCATCGGATGCTGCAGCTTATGAACTGCTGAAAGAGCAGCTTGAAGATGTTCTAGATACGCTAACTGATCGAGAAGAAAACGTATTGAGACTTCGTTTCGGGCTAGACGATGGGCGAACAAGAACGCTAGAAGAAGTAGGACGCGTCTTTGGCGTTACGCGTGAGCGAATCCGACAGATTGAAGCAAAAGCTCTTCGTAAACTTCGCCATCCAAGCCGTAGCAAACGATTAAAAGATTTTCTGGAATAG
- a CDS encoding YqzL family protein, whose protein sequence is MLEFTWKIFCETGNIDTYLLLKEMEIPNDEDNDSLTEMEEVPRLS, encoded by the coding sequence GTGTTAGAGTTTACCTGGAAAATATTTTGTGAAACAGGAAACATTGATACTTATCTTCTTTTAAAGGAAATGGAAATACCGAATGATGAAGACAATGATTCTCTCACCGAGATGGAAGAAGTACCTCGCCTCTCTTGA